A segment of the Doryrhamphus excisus isolate RoL2022-K1 chromosome 7, RoL_Dexc_1.0, whole genome shotgun sequence genome:
CTTGGTCATATACCGTTGGCCCCTCCCTGACCGCATGTGGGTCACACCTCAGTGTTGGAAGTTGTAGTCCAtgacaactcaactcaacttcAAGGATTCCATGCTTGGAATCTGCCTATAGTGTCCCATTTCTGAAAGAACCACCATCCATTCTTCACAAagactgtatactgtatattgaagTATATTATACTGAATGAAGTACAGTATACTTATTGATGTGGGAGTACATTGGAACGCAGTTCGCATGTGCTCCTATGGTCGTTAGCTTCCTGTCCCCACCACTCCGGTCCAGTGCTAGCTTTAAATAGCACCGTGTGGTAGCTGAGGGTGTACTCGCACCCCGCCTGGACCCCCCCTCACAGCTAATGTTGCACACGTTCGGCTGGTTTAAAGGTGCGGATCGGCACTCATGCGCGGCCCACGAAAGGAGCGAGTAAGCATGTACATGACGTCAACATGATCACTGCTGACAATGACCACAGACACAATTCATAAGAAGTCTGTGAATGCAAAGACCTGAAaacatcatttcattcatgccATCGCTCTCTGTGCAAGTCATCAATGCACAGTGGAaacaattgggggggggggagaactGCAGTAAGGTAGCGTGAGCGTGATGCTTCCACGTTGGGTCAACTTCCTGCGCTGAAAGAAAAGATGGTCATCTCGCTGACGTGAAAGTGAATCACTGCTGCTTTATTTCAAAAGCACAGCAATGCGTCCCGTCCTAAATTCAGTGTCcttgtcccccccaccccccaacatgTCTTTGCTGCCGGTCCGTGCGGCTACAAGATGAGCGTCTGACCCAGTATCTTGCGGTTGATCTCCGCCAAGGCGACGGAGAAGACGAAGGCCTTCTCGTCCGAGAGGCCGGCGTAGACGTCCACTTCCTTCTCCTGTTTGTCTGCCGGCACAAGAACACACGCATCGGTCTTCCGTCACAAACACCGCGGTCCCGCAATGGCTTACCTttgtcctcctcctgctgcttctTCACGCCCACTGTCTTGGGTCGGCCCCGCCCCCGCCGGATGGGGTCCGACTGGCTGTTGGCTCGCGATCTCCTCCTGTTCTCCACGTCATTGGTCAAAGGCGAGTCCGTACGATCCTTGCGGATGCGCTCCGTCCTTCGCCGCTTGGAGTCCAGCTTGTCTGACACAGGTGAGAAAAAAACAGTGTGCGTgaaagggggcggggctgaAGGCGTTATTATTTTGGTACCACTCTATGCTCACCCGCTGCTGCGTTTGGCGAAGAGCAGT
Coding sequences within it:
- the c7h16orf87 gene encoding UPF0547 protein C16orf87 homolog translates to MSTNKTKKVKMATKSCPECDQQIPVACKSCPCGYVFISRKLLNAKSNDCSSPNAAADKLDSKRRRTERIRKDRTDSPLTNDVENRRRSRANSQSDPIRRGRGRPKTVGVKKQQEEDKDKQEKEVDVYAGLSDEKAFVFSVALAEINRKILGQTLIL